A section of the Psychrobacter immobilis genome encodes:
- the ccmI gene encoding c-type cytochrome biogenesis protein CcmI produces MTIFSTAGLFIALSLLIALLLAVITIMPWLRATRTSGTSVDNQLLDINVAVFRERLAELKTDKDSGTIDDAHYQNQKLELERQLLDAQREVTPMVTPGIKSRLILMVWVPVLAALAYLMVGDRTPVFDLWTAEDKVGKVADDLLTGKIDQPPVWAIENGQQLISAMQTNVYRHADDPDRWMRLSELFLSLEATDSAIEALSRAYRLSPDNEEIATTYAQISFFANKGQLDASSRRVLQDVLAKNPQHEGAQMLMAMGEARGSNFAEAQGWIKRLRESIAAKPGDHSKALASLDELSANVIEQEQQAAQGIEVTVSIDASLLPLVKANDVLFVAIRDVKGGPPFAAKRLPISIIKQGKASIRLSDLDAMMPERTLQSARSDKTQLAVVARVSHSGTASAESGDLSGNPVVISAEQTQVNIEINQQIP; encoded by the coding sequence ATGACCATATTCTCTACTGCTGGCTTATTTATTGCTCTAAGCTTACTGATTGCCTTACTCCTTGCTGTTATTACCATCATGCCATGGCTGCGCGCCACGCGTACATCAGGCACTTCTGTGGACAACCAGCTACTAGATATCAACGTGGCGGTGTTTCGCGAGCGTCTGGCAGAGCTAAAAACAGACAAAGACAGTGGCACCATCGATGATGCTCACTACCAAAACCAAAAGCTTGAGCTTGAGCGGCAACTATTGGATGCCCAGCGTGAAGTCACGCCGATGGTCACCCCTGGTATCAAAAGCCGCTTGATCCTCATGGTTTGGGTGCCTGTATTGGCTGCGCTGGCGTATCTGATGGTGGGTGACCGAACGCCTGTGTTTGATCTGTGGACGGCCGAAGACAAGGTCGGAAAAGTCGCTGATGACTTGTTGACTGGCAAAATCGATCAGCCACCTGTATGGGCAATCGAAAACGGCCAGCAGCTTATCAGCGCGATGCAGACCAACGTTTATCGTCATGCCGATGATCCTGATCGCTGGATGCGTTTGTCAGAGCTGTTTTTATCGCTTGAAGCTACCGACTCAGCGATTGAAGCTTTGTCACGCGCTTACCGTCTGTCACCAGACAATGAAGAGATTGCGACCACTTATGCGCAGATTAGCTTTTTTGCCAATAAAGGTCAGCTTGATGCCAGTAGCCGCCGTGTATTACAAGATGTCCTTGCCAAAAATCCACAGCATGAAGGTGCGCAGATGCTAATGGCAATGGGTGAGGCACGTGGTAGTAACTTTGCAGAAGCGCAAGGTTGGATTAAGCGTTTACGTGAGAGCATCGCTGCCAAACCAGGTGACCATAGTAAAGCGCTAGCGAGCCTTGATGAGCTAAGTGCTAATGTCATCGAGCAAGAGCAGCAAGCCGCGCAAGGTATCGAAGTTACCGTCTCTATTGATGCGAGTCTATTACCATTGGTTAAAGCCAATGATGTGTTGTTTGTAGCGATACGTGATGTGAAAGGGGGCCCTCCGTTTGCCGCCAAACGTTTACCTATTAGTATCATCAAGCAAGGTAAAGCCAGTATCCGTTTAAGCGATCTTGATGCGATGATGCCAGAACGCACGTTACAATCTGCCCGTAGCGACAAAACTCAGTTAGCAGTCGTTGCTCGTGTTAGCCATAGTGGGACTGCGTCCGCAGAGTCGGGTGATCTATCAGGTAACCCAGTAGTGATTAGCGCTGAACAGACTCAAGTTAATATTGAAATCAATCAACAGATCCCTTAA
- a CDS encoding sulfite exporter TauE/SafE family protein, which yields MLDILQAIPNWHLAGLFLAGMIAFVISTISGGGGALLLIPVTSALIGISAAPPVINLGNFISRPSRLYLFWHHIDWSLIKYYAPSAIVGAWLAALLFSRLDGSWIQLLVGAFLISTVLQYRFGKVEKSFNMPKLGFVPLGFITAFISTLVGGLGPVLNPFYMNTGLQKEDLIATKTANSFFVGLAQIGSYTFFGVLTANLWIYGFALGLGAVVGNIIGKRFLAGMNIKQFRVMLILLMVISGVVMIVQNVMILF from the coding sequence GTGCTCGATATTTTACAAGCAATTCCTAATTGGCATCTTGCAGGGCTGTTTTTGGCGGGTATGATTGCTTTTGTGATTTCCACCATATCAGGAGGTGGCGGTGCACTTTTACTTATACCTGTCACCTCTGCGCTGATAGGGATCTCGGCTGCGCCACCCGTGATTAATTTAGGTAATTTCATTAGTCGCCCTTCACGTCTTTATTTATTTTGGCATCATATCGACTGGTCGCTAATAAAGTATTATGCGCCAAGCGCTATCGTTGGTGCGTGGTTAGCTGCATTATTATTTAGCCGTCTTGATGGGAGCTGGATTCAGTTATTAGTGGGTGCATTTTTGATATCTACCGTCTTGCAGTATCGTTTTGGCAAAGTAGAAAAATCTTTTAATATGCCTAAACTGGGGTTTGTGCCTTTAGGTTTTATTACGGCGTTCATTAGCACACTCGTCGGCGGTTTGGGTCCTGTGCTCAATCCTTTCTATATGAATACGGGATTACAAAAAGAAGATTTAATCGCTACTAAAACAGCTAATTCATTCTTTGTAGGATTGGCTCAGATTGGTAGTTATACTTTTTTTGGCGTATTGACTGCCAATCTTTGGATTTATGGCTTTGCTTTAGGGCTTGGTGCTGTGGTTGGCAACATCATTGGTAAGCGCTTTTTAGCAGGTATGAATATCAAGCAGTTTAGAGTGATGCTGATCCTATTAATGGTCATTAGTGGCGTAGTGATGATTGTCCAAAACGTCATGATTCTGTTTTAA
- the lnt gene encoding apolipoprotein N-acyltransferase, producing the protein MRLSTINLQKRLSTHLNQLPLSLTLVAAWLAGAIFLFSLAPYGFWPLAIVSPAILYALLVTSMSGRRAFIIGEAYGMGLWCVGGFWLYTAIHDYSDTPTWLALIMIALMGLGMGLFHGLLALVFNRMVGKQPFSFAALWVLQEWLKTWLFTGFPWLFVGYAFTEEYWLSSLAPVAGVFSVSFVAILLAASLVELLLRRSSYAIVSVLLLAISTSLWLVNPQWTKPKGTPDLSVSLIQGNISQDIKWLTKYQVETLKIYAKLTRTEWGRDVVVWPESSIPMFQDEAAGFISEMIEMANATNTTWITGIPYKDKAAFNASTDKYPPFYNSVIARGVEAEGLYKKQRLVPFGEYIPFEGVLDIFPSLAGSQDIKSYSRGSDQQSPLKVRGHNIGTAICYEVAYPDTTRKNAIDTEFLLTVSNDAWFGTSAGPLQHLQMVQMRALENGRWFIRATNTGVTAIINHKGRIVKRAPQFERTVLRGEIQARVGNTPFMLMGNYPILIIITLLLLLSYFGKGLTTLRRRG; encoded by the coding sequence ATGCGCCTGTCTACTATTAATCTACAAAAGCGTTTGAGTACTCACTTAAATCAATTACCGCTATCGCTTACGCTAGTAGCAGCATGGCTTGCAGGAGCTATTTTTTTATTTTCGCTAGCGCCTTATGGGTTTTGGCCGCTAGCAATAGTATCACCAGCGATTTTATATGCGCTGTTGGTGACAAGTATGAGTGGTCGTCGCGCTTTTATTATCGGTGAAGCTTACGGTATGGGGCTATGGTGCGTCGGCGGCTTTTGGCTCTATACTGCTATCCATGATTATAGCGATACACCAACGTGGCTCGCATTGATTATGATTGCATTGATGGGTCTCGGTATGGGACTATTTCATGGATTGTTAGCACTAGTCTTTAACCGTATGGTAGGCAAACAACCCTTTTCATTTGCTGCTCTTTGGGTGCTACAAGAATGGTTAAAAACTTGGTTATTCACAGGCTTTCCGTGGCTGTTTGTTGGTTATGCATTTACTGAAGAGTATTGGTTATCGTCCTTAGCACCCGTTGCTGGTGTTTTTTCCGTCTCTTTTGTTGCCATACTATTGGCTGCAAGTTTAGTAGAGCTACTGCTTCGGCGCAGTAGTTATGCCATCGTTTCTGTACTGTTATTAGCCATTAGCACATCATTATGGCTGGTCAATCCGCAATGGACAAAACCTAAGGGCACACCTGATCTGTCAGTGTCATTGATTCAAGGTAATATTTCACAAGATATAAAGTGGCTGACTAAGTATCAAGTAGAAACGCTAAAGATTTATGCGAAGTTAACACGCACTGAGTGGGGACGTGATGTTGTGGTGTGGCCTGAATCATCTATTCCTATGTTTCAGGATGAGGCTGCGGGCTTTATTAGTGAAATGATAGAAATGGCTAATGCGACCAATACGACATGGATAACTGGTATCCCTTATAAGGATAAAGCGGCATTCAATGCCAGTACGGATAAGTATCCCCCATTTTACAATAGCGTGATTGCTCGAGGTGTAGAAGCGGAAGGCCTATACAAGAAGCAGCGTCTAGTGCCTTTTGGAGAGTATATTCCATTTGAAGGCGTGCTCGATATTTTCCCAAGTTTGGCCGGTAGTCAGGATATTAAGAGCTATAGTCGTGGTAGTGATCAGCAGTCACCTCTAAAGGTGCGTGGACACAATATAGGGACGGCTATCTGTTATGAGGTAGCTTATCCAGATACCACGCGTAAAAATGCCATCGATACTGAATTTTTGTTGACCGTCTCTAACGATGCCTGGTTTGGCACTTCAGCAGGACCATTGCAACATTTGCAAATGGTACAAATGCGCGCGCTTGAGAACGGGCGCTGGTTTATTCGAGCGACCAATACTGGTGTTACCGCTATCATTAACCATAAAGGTCGTATTGTAAAACGCGCACCGCAGTTTGAGCGTACTGTACTACGTGGTGAGATACAGGCACGGGTTGGTAACACGCCCTTTATGCTTATGGGAAATTATCCTATCTTGATAATAATAACCTTGTTATTACTACTAAGCTATTTTGGCAAAGGTCTAACCACACTTAGAAGACGAGGGTAA
- a CDS encoding DUF411 domain-containing protein produces MPPLKIKSSLICNRYLSKGLRSTLLLLAASSLFACSQPSSGVSDASTTSASTEDVLAVPKTAEPNVINNSMMTSVSKPDLLKNVSATVYKDANCGCCKEWISHAEDNGLSATAQDVADLAVFKERYSVPNEMRSCHTVVTTDGYVFEGHVPAKYMAQFLENPPVQAMGLAVPGMPIGSPGMEYQNKFMPYQVMQLNKDGTTQVYADIESVEQQL; encoded by the coding sequence ATGCCCCCCTTAAAAATAAAATCCAGTCTTATATGCAATCGTTATCTGTCTAAGGGGTTGCGTAGTACGTTATTATTACTGGCTGCCTCATCACTATTTGCTTGTAGCCAACCGAGTAGTGGCGTATCTGATGCAAGCACAACATCGGCATCAACTGAAGATGTTTTGGCTGTTCCAAAGACAGCTGAACCAAACGTTATAAATAATTCTATGATGACATCAGTAAGTAAACCAGACTTACTAAAAAACGTATCAGCCACTGTCTATAAAGATGCCAATTGCGGCTGCTGTAAAGAATGGATAAGTCATGCAGAAGATAATGGTCTAAGTGCAACCGCGCAAGATGTTGCGGACTTAGCCGTATTTAAAGAGCGCTACAGCGTTCCAAATGAAATGCGTTCTTGCCATACTGTAGTCACTACGGATGGTTACGTCTTTGAAGGTCATGTACCCGCTAAATATATGGCGCAGTTTTTAGAAAATCCGCCAGTACAAGCTATGGGTCTTGCCGTACCTGGCATGCCTATTGGTAGCCCAGGTATGGAGTATCAAAATAAATTCATGCCCTATCAGGTTATGCAGCTCAATAAAGACGGGACAACCCAAGTTTATGCTGATATTGAATCGGTAGAGCAGCAATTATAG
- a CDS encoding CHAP domain-containing protein: MKQALLILSVLGMGIAQTSTAAVTTFQTSNNITNISAASNYGSSKNIYSTKSGAYVSNNDEISQAISNLSAQAKQKENQLSSLNSRLYAEKQQQQVNKVPDSNSAPAIAAARASKVALSGSSGYCARYVRKALQSAGYEFTPNPSAYQYATRGTLDKAGFSKISNDMPTQVGDVIVYDRSSKRPHGHIQIFDGENWISDFRQNSISPYSGVYAYTTWRDSKYVDDASASDRNIYLAMNDK; encoded by the coding sequence ATGAAACAGGCTTTATTGATTTTGTCAGTACTGGGTATGGGCATAGCACAAACGAGTACTGCTGCTGTAACGACCTTTCAAACAAGTAATAATATAACCAATATTTCTGCGGCATCAAACTACGGTTCATCAAAAAACATCTATAGCACCAAAAGTGGTGCTTATGTTTCTAATAATGATGAAATTAGTCAAGCAATTAGCAACCTAAGTGCGCAGGCCAAGCAAAAAGAGAATCAGCTTTCATCATTAAACAGCCGCTTATACGCTGAAAAACAACAGCAGCAAGTCAATAAGGTTCCTGACAGCAATTCAGCCCCCGCTATCGCTGCTGCTCGCGCCTCAAAAGTGGCTTTATCTGGCAGCTCTGGATATTGTGCCCGTTACGTACGTAAAGCACTACAATCAGCTGGTTATGAATTTACACCCAATCCTTCAGCCTATCAGTACGCCACTCGTGGCACGCTTGATAAAGCAGGTTTTAGCAAAATCAGTAATGATATGCCAACCCAAGTAGGTGATGTTATTGTCTATGATCGCTCATCAAAGCGCCCGCATGGCCATATCCAAATATTTGATGGCGAAAATTGGATTTCTGATTTCCGTCAGAACAGCATCAGCCCATACAGTGGTGTCTATGCTTATACGACATGGCGTGATTCAAAATATGTGGATGACGCATCCGCATCAGATCGTAATATCTACCTTGCTATGAATGATAAATAA
- the cadR gene encoding Cd(II)/Pb(II)-responsive transcriptional regulator, with product MTIKIGELAKRTGATVETIRYYEKERLLPEPFRSEGNYRLYNEEHIERLQFILHCRTLDMALDDVRILLEYWESPDKDCGDVNNLLDEHIHAVEIRMEELMHLKHHLTVLRQKCASSAPASSCGILNALVDNSCHE from the coding sequence ATGACAATCAAAATTGGTGAGCTCGCTAAACGCACAGGTGCCACAGTAGAAACCATTCGCTATTATGAAAAAGAGCGTTTATTACCCGAGCCTTTTCGTAGCGAAGGGAATTATCGTTTATATAATGAAGAGCACATTGAGCGTCTACAATTTATCCTACATTGCCGTACGCTCGATATGGCTTTAGATGATGTGCGAATCTTACTTGAATACTGGGAGTCGCCTGACAAGGACTGCGGCGATGTGAATAACTTGCTAGATGAGCACATTCATGCTGTGGAAATACGAATGGAAGAACTGATGCACTTAAAGCATCACTTGACCGTTTTGCGCCAGAAATGTGCAAGTAGTGCACCAGCGTCATCATGTGGCATTTTAAACGCGCTTGTCGATAACTCCTGTCATGAGTAA
- a CDS encoding heavy metal translocating P-type ATPase translates to MKYHIEGMDCASCIGKIETALKRMPGVSDVQLNFATETLELNLAPGAPTQASDIEKTIKSLGFGISANTGQQTVSAIDIDSDNQMAPQDKQWWQTQKGKQVVGLGILMGSGYALSLLLPAYGIWVFAIAVIVGVFPFARKALALAKTGSFFSIETLMSVAVLGALIIGEAEEAAAVVFLFSIGELFESIAADRARAGIRALSSLVPKSAILLDAQGGQRNVPATSLQVNDLVLVRPGDRVSADGSIVQGASSLDDSPVTGESVPVAKTMGDNVFAGSINIDGVLQVRVEKTAADNTISRIIELVEQAQASKAPTARFIEKFSRYYTPAVMAIAALIIIIPPLAMGGDWSTWLYRGLALLLIACPCALVLSTPAAIASGLAVGARRGLLIKGGSALETIGQVKTVAFDKTGTLTEGKPRVTDVVAFTQEDSSIQGQNSQGQDEILALFASVETGSSHPLAEAIVSHAEAAKVFIPVAFNASATAGKAVHATVAERALAIGSPVYAADEALISSTQQAQIEALQNEGKTVSVLFDEQNREVLGLIALRDELRDDAHEGVAQLKAMGVRSVMLTGDNRLTAQALASNLDVEWEAELLPEDKLRLLNEMKNNRKIAMVGDGINDAPALATADVGIAMGGGTDVAIETADIALLKSRVTDMAHLIALSRATMRNIHQNVIFALGLKGVFLITTIFGITGLWIAVLADAGATVIVTLNALRLLRFKGAPPLVNPPKVVK, encoded by the coding sequence ATGAAATATCATATTGAAGGTATGGACTGTGCCAGTTGCATCGGCAAGATTGAAACAGCTTTGAAACGTATGCCTGGGGTTTCTGATGTTCAGCTGAATTTCGCTACAGAAACGCTAGAGCTAAATTTAGCCCCTGGTGCGCCGACTCAGGCTAGTGATATCGAAAAAACAATCAAAAGCCTAGGGTTCGGCATCTCTGCCAATACTGGTCAACAAACTGTATCGGCTATTGATATTGACAGCGACAATCAGATGGCTCCGCAGGATAAGCAATGGTGGCAAACTCAAAAAGGCAAACAGGTTGTTGGCCTCGGTATTTTGATGGGCAGCGGTTATGCACTGTCACTACTGTTGCCCGCTTATGGGATATGGGTGTTTGCCATCGCTGTGATTGTAGGCGTTTTTCCATTTGCGCGCAAAGCCTTAGCACTGGCTAAAACAGGTTCATTCTTTTCAATTGAAACGCTGATGTCCGTCGCCGTGCTTGGCGCACTTATCATTGGTGAAGCTGAAGAGGCCGCAGCGGTTGTCTTTTTGTTCTCAATCGGTGAACTGTTTGAGAGTATCGCTGCTGATCGCGCTCGCGCTGGCATCAGAGCCTTATCATCGCTGGTTCCGAAAAGTGCGATTTTACTTGATGCTCAAGGTGGGCAGCGTAACGTTCCAGCGACTTCACTACAAGTGAATGACCTTGTGCTGGTGCGTCCTGGAGATAGGGTATCTGCTGATGGTTCCATTGTTCAAGGTGCGTCCAGCCTTGATGATTCGCCCGTGACGGGAGAGTCTGTTCCTGTTGCCAAGACGATGGGTGACAATGTATTTGCAGGGTCAATTAACATCGATGGTGTGCTCCAAGTGCGCGTAGAAAAGACAGCCGCCGATAACACCATTTCGCGCATTATTGAGCTGGTAGAGCAAGCCCAAGCCTCCAAAGCACCCACTGCCCGTTTTATTGAGAAATTCAGTCGCTATTACACACCGGCAGTGATGGCTATTGCCGCACTAATTATTATCATTCCACCGTTAGCCATGGGTGGAGATTGGTCGACTTGGTTGTATCGCGGTCTAGCACTGTTGCTGATTGCCTGTCCCTGTGCTCTTGTACTATCAACACCCGCTGCCATCGCCTCTGGTCTTGCTGTTGGTGCGCGCCGTGGCTTGCTGATCAAAGGCGGTAGTGCTTTAGAAACTATCGGCCAAGTGAAGACGGTCGCTTTTGACAAGACAGGCACTTTAACTGAAGGCAAACCACGCGTGACCGATGTTGTTGCCTTTACACAAGAGGACTCAAGTATTCAAGGTCAGAATTCTCAAGGTCAAGATGAGATATTGGCACTTTTTGCCAGTGTGGAGACTGGTTCTAGTCACCCGCTTGCTGAAGCCATTGTTAGTCATGCTGAAGCTGCTAAAGTGTTCATACCTGTGGCCTTCAATGCTTCTGCAACTGCCGGTAAAGCGGTACACGCAACTGTCGCGGAGCGCGCGCTAGCTATCGGTTCGCCTGTTTACGCAGCCGATGAGGCATTGATTTCATCCACACAACAGGCGCAAATTGAGGCGCTGCAAAATGAGGGTAAGACCGTCTCTGTTCTTTTCGATGAGCAAAACCGTGAAGTGCTTGGATTAATCGCGCTAAGAGACGAATTACGAGACGACGCTCATGAAGGTGTGGCTCAGCTCAAAGCGATGGGTGTGCGCTCCGTCATGCTAACAGGCGACAACCGCTTAACCGCTCAAGCACTTGCCAGTAATTTAGACGTGGAATGGGAAGCTGAGCTGTTGCCTGAGGACAAACTGCGCCTGCTTAACGAGATGAAGAACAACCGCAAAATAGCGATGGTTGGTGATGGTATTAACGATGCGCCAGCGCTAGCAACTGCCGATGTTGGCATCGCGATGGGTGGTGGTACCGATGTGGCCATTGAGACGGCCGATATCGCATTATTAAAAAGTCGTGTTACGGACATGGCTCATCTCATCGCACTTTCACGTGCCACCATGCGCAACATTCATCAGAACGTCATTTTCGCTTTAGGTCTCAAAGGCGTCTTTCTGATCACGACCATATTCGGCATTACTGGACTATGGATTGCGGTTCTAGCTGATGCTGGAGCAACAGTGATCGTTACTCTTAATGCGTTACGTTTACTGCGCTTTAAAGGCGCGCCTCCACTGGTAAATCCGCCTAAAGTAGTTAAATAA
- a CDS encoding heme lyase CcmF/NrfE family subunit, with translation MLITELGYFALLTAFVLALLQVILPTIGVIRNQVAWQRLAPSLAWAQFAAMITSFGALIAGFYYNDFSLSYVAQHSNTLLPWYYKLSATWGGHEGSLLLWMTIMATWCALVSYFSRGLPLSMRARVLVILAGVQLMMLTMLIFTSSPFERTLPNLAVDGADLNPVLQDFGLIIHPPMLYMGYVGMVVPFAFCMAALWEGRLDAAWTRWSRPWALAAWGFLTIGIALGSWWAYYELGWGGWWFWDPVENASFMPWLVGLALLHSLAVTEKRGVFKAWTIMLAIFAFALSLLGTFLVRSGVLTSVHSFAADPTRGLVILAILGIIIGSGLLMFAVRGWRLTVESQYQLISRESFLVINNAIILIATLVVLLGTLYPIIADAFGLGQVSVGPPYFNALFVPLTWLLLIAMGMGSNIRWKKDTRPLLGIGMVIAVSSLVLAAIITYFVNPSSMLNIGVTLAVSFWALLWMAVDFKDKTKNAPNLFNGLRQLRLSYWGQQTAHIGVLVAVIGIAFTSSLSIERDVAMGIGDTVNVQGYDFEVTEFFEIKGSNFDATQAQVVVSKDGREVAKLTPEKRTYIISTMPTTEAAIDPSLMRDVYVALGEPIADGSNQWALRIYVKPLIRWIWLGAIIMALGGLISMLDKRYRIKKIKAPLLVTGSLATYGVNEVAIEQAISVSTMSTLKEK, from the coding sequence ATGTTGATTACAGAATTGGGCTATTTTGCCTTGCTTACCGCTTTTGTACTGGCGTTATTGCAGGTAATTCTGCCAACTATTGGTGTTATTCGTAACCAAGTTGCTTGGCAACGACTAGCCCCTAGCCTAGCTTGGGCACAGTTTGCCGCCATGATAACGTCATTTGGCGCTTTGATAGCAGGTTTTTATTATAATGATTTTAGCCTCAGTTACGTCGCGCAGCATTCTAATACGCTGTTGCCTTGGTACTATAAGTTATCGGCGACATGGGGCGGACACGAGGGCTCTTTGCTGCTATGGATGACCATCATGGCCACATGGTGTGCACTGGTATCATACTTTAGTCGCGGCTTGCCGTTATCAATGCGTGCGCGGGTATTAGTTATTTTGGCCGGTGTACAGTTAATGATGCTAACGATGCTGATATTTACCTCGTCACCGTTTGAGCGTACCTTACCCAATCTAGCGGTCGATGGCGCTGATTTAAATCCTGTCCTACAAGATTTCGGTCTGATTATTCATCCGCCCATGTTATATATGGGCTATGTGGGTATGGTAGTACCTTTTGCATTTTGTATGGCGGCATTGTGGGAAGGGCGTTTAGATGCTGCTTGGACACGCTGGTCACGTCCATGGGCGCTCGCGGCTTGGGGATTTTTGACCATTGGTATTGCACTGGGCTCGTGGTGGGCCTACTACGAGCTTGGCTGGGGCGGTTGGTGGTTTTGGGATCCGGTAGAGAATGCCTCGTTTATGCCTTGGCTTGTCGGCTTAGCATTGCTGCATTCATTAGCAGTCACTGAAAAGCGCGGGGTGTTTAAAGCATGGACCATCATGCTGGCTATTTTCGCCTTTGCCTTAAGCTTGCTTGGCACGTTCCTGGTACGCTCTGGAGTCCTTACCTCAGTGCATTCGTTTGCCGCTGATCCGACGCGTGGTTTGGTTATCTTAGCTATTCTTGGCATTATCATCGGTAGTGGTCTATTAATGTTTGCCGTTCGAGGTTGGCGTTTAACCGTTGAAAGTCAATATCAGCTGATTTCACGTGAGTCCTTTTTAGTGATCAACAACGCCATCATTTTGATTGCAACCTTAGTGGTGCTGCTCGGCACCCTTTACCCTATTATCGCTGATGCTTTTGGTTTAGGACAAGTGTCCGTTGGCCCTCCTTATTTTAATGCATTATTTGTACCTTTAACGTGGCTGTTATTAATAGCTATGGGTATGGGCTCAAATATTCGCTGGAAAAAAGACACCCGTCCACTACTGGGTATAGGCATGGTCATCGCCGTTAGTAGCTTAGTATTAGCCGCCATTATTACTTACTTTGTTAATCCATCGTCTATGCTTAATATTGGTGTGACTTTAGCCGTTAGCTTTTGGGCACTGCTATGGATGGCAGTTGATTTTAAAGATAAAACTAAGAATGCGCCTAATCTTTTTAACGGTTTGCGGCAGTTGCGTCTGAGCTATTGGGGTCAACAGACTGCTCATATTGGCGTATTGGTTGCTGTCATTGGCATAGCCTTTACTAGTAGCCTGAGTATTGAGCGTGACGTAGCAATGGGTATTGGCGATACAGTCAATGTTCAAGGTTACGATTTTGAAGTAACTGAATTTTTTGAAATAAAGGGTAGTAACTTTGATGCAACGCAAGCGCAAGTGGTGGTATCCAAAGACGGTCGTGAAGTGGCGAAACTGACTCCAGAAAAGCGTACTTATATTATCAGCACGATGCCAACAACTGAAGCTGCTATTGACCCCAGTCTTATGCGCGATGTTTATGTCGCACTGGGCGAACCTATTGCCGATGGTAGTAACCAATGGGCATTAAGGATTTATGTAAAACCATTAATTCGCTGGATTTGGTTAGGGGCAATTATCATGGCTCTAGGTGGATTAATTAGTATGCTTGATAAACGATACCGCATCAAAAAAATTAAAGCTCCGTTGCTAGTTACTGGTAGTTTGGCTACTTATGGAGTCAATGAGGTAGCTATTGAGCAGGCAATCTCAGTATCGACGATGTCGACACTAAAGGAGAAGTAA
- a CDS encoding DsbE family thiol:disulfide interchange protein translates to MTMSNNTPEQKDSQNSKQRNPKAMKKKQMKLWFLIPLILFFGLVVILYMRLGKPTDIVTNTALERPVPAFELPLLADTTRTITNNNLPDKPFLLNVWGSWCPTCIIEHPFLMQLEERGVDIVGVNYKDEIGNALSYLNRGGDPFSMSIQDSLGQFALDLGITGAPETFVVDGDGIIRQHIVGEINEANWQQRVKPCLTVLNEANKNNDSPDLIQVEEMCK, encoded by the coding sequence ATGACTATGTCGAATAACACTCCTGAGCAAAAAGATAGCCAAAACAGTAAGCAGCGTAACCCAAAGGCAATGAAAAAAAAGCAGATGAAGCTATGGTTCTTAATTCCGCTTATCCTCTTTTTTGGTTTGGTAGTTATATTGTACATGCGCTTAGGTAAACCAACAGACATTGTGACCAATACCGCTCTTGAGCGTCCGGTTCCTGCCTTTGAGCTGCCGTTATTAGCAGATACTACCCGTACTATCACCAATAATAATTTGCCAGATAAGCCGTTTTTACTTAATGTTTGGGGCTCGTGGTGCCCAACTTGCATTATTGAGCATCCGTTTTTAATGCAACTAGAAGAGCGCGGCGTTGATATCGTTGGTGTGAATTATAAGGATGAGATTGGTAATGCGCTCAGTTACTTAAACCGAGGCGGTGATCCATTTTCTATGTCTATTCAGGATTCATTGGGTCAGTTTGCTCTAGACTTAGGCATAACTGGTGCGCCCGAAACCTTTGTTGTGGATGGAGATGGCATCATTCGTCAGCATATTGTTGGTGAGATTAATGAAGCCAATTGGCAACAGCGTGTTAAGCCGTGCCTGACCGTACTTAATGAGGCTAATAAGAACAACGATAGTCCTGATCTCATTCAGGTTGAGGAGATGTGCAAATGA